Part of the Melospiza georgiana isolate bMelGeo1 chromosome 17, bMelGeo1.pri, whole genome shotgun sequence genome, gcAGGAACCAGTTTTAAACATATGTCTTTATGAATAAGGCTTAATCACACACTTCGTTTTCCAAACACAAAAAGTCTTTTGGAAatgtattaattaaaattaagtgCCATGGACAAGCGCTTCGGAGGGATGGCAGTCCTTTTCAAATTAGCATAACACTAGCGACAGGCATGGAAATTGGTTTAATAACCCTAAATAGTTACACCCCACCCCTAACACAAATGGCCACGGACAGCTCGAGCCCCTGAGGCTGCGACTGTACCAGTTTGCGTGGTTGCTCTGACACTGGGTGGGTATTTCCAACCCCAACAGAAAGCACTGAATACGcctctattattattattattattattattattattattattattattattattattattatataattactAGTGAAGCATACAAGGCACCAAAGCATTGAACAACAGAAACCAGAAAACCAAAGTAACCCAACACAAGCGACACGGAGAGCTCGGCCAGCGCGAGATGCACTTTGTAACTTGTACGAACACAGTCAGTATTGGCAAGAGATCATTAGCTCAGCCACGATATTAAGAGGCCCAAACCCCAGGTGCAGATCTAGGGTTAAGCTGTAGAGAGAACAGAAAACCAACCAAAGGGATAAGCAGAGTTTTTAAAGAGATTTCCTTCCCTGCCATGTTTTTCATAGGGGTGCTCAGAGCTAAGCTCGCTGCTACAATAACCCCAGTCAAACACCACTTTCAGGGCACAGCATTCCCCAGCAAGTGTCAGAATACACAGCCTAAACCCCTGCTTGCTTAACTCAGAGTCAGACATAAACAACATTTTTTTGTGTGCTCATGATTCAGGAGAAAGTGGAGAAAAAATGCAGATCCCTGCTGATAAGGAGCTGAATATCCACAAGCTTTTCCCAAGTATTCTGATCATTCCCCTAAGTtcacacagctgctcctgccacatcCATCTCTGCTTTACCTGACTCCAGCAGGGGTTTTGCAGGGACTGCCAGGTGGTTTTAGAGACATGTAGGACAGAGAAAGTGGTTATTCAtgtcttttatttattataaatacatataaatatgtTAAGTCaccttttgctttgtttatcaTGATGAGCAACGACTTTGGAAAATCATCCGGAAAACTTAACCAAGCTGAGAAACAGGCAAACAGCAAGCATTAGCATACAATCACAGGTTCCTCTCAGTCCAAGAACGGGTTAAATTttttaagagagaaaagaaaaaaaaagcatcttaCTTTGAAGCATCAATTGTTTTAGCAAGAGTACTGGACTTCCCCCCTCCCGTGAGCTCCGACCAAAGGATTTCCATTTGGATTTTAGGGTGCAGTCCAACCCCAGCTGGCTACACAGAACCCCCTCCGCCCACGATTCTGAAACATTGCATAGTTTGCAGCTGGATTTtgcttccccttcctccttttaatctatttttaacACAGGTCGATCATGCCAAAGCACATTCACTGAGGTTTCCATTTCCAgatctctctccctctctgtttTTCTACAGTTCTGTTTCAAAACCGCTCAAAAACTTTGTAGCTCAGAGCAAGCGAAAAGCAACATTACGCTCACAATCCACTGACAGGCTGGGAAGGAAATAACTCTACAGATGAAGTTGCATGTGAGGGGTGGGAACTAAATAAAGTAGAAAGTGGGTGGTTTGGGGGGGTTCCACGTGAACTTCCAAATATTTCCAGATGGGGAGGAGGGGGGTACTTAAGAgaagaacaaaagagaaaacccAGACTTAACTGATGGAAGGAAGCCAGGGCTGATGGCAGTGGGAAGAAAagtgcagagaaagaaaacaaaccaaccaaccaaaaagaaaaaaaaaaaaaaaaaccaaaaaccaaaccaaaccaaaaaaaaagaaaaaaaaggaaaaaaaaataaaagaaaagccCGAAGAAGGCAGAAGTCAAGGCTTGTCGTTACAGTGTTTGCAGAGGGCGGAGGCGGCTCCTGTGAAGGCAGTGCATTTCTCGGGGCAGCCGGGCACGGCCGCGCCGCCGAAGGGGTACACGGGCGACTGTCCGAAGGGGTTGAGGGTGGCGGGCAGCGGGGCGCTCAGCGCCTGGCCCTGGTTCAGGTAGGCCACCAGCCGCCGCATCTCCTCCAGGGCCTGCGCCTGCATGAGGATGTAGTTCTTGGCCAGGAGCAGCGTGGCGATTTTGGAGAGTTTCCGCACCGAGGGGCTGTGCGCGTAGGGGATGACGGAGCGCAGCCCGTCCAGCGCGTCGTTCAGGTCGTGCatccgccgccgctcccgcgcGTTGATGCTGAGGCGCAGCGAGCGCTGCTCCTTGGGCTTCTTGCCCAGGGCTCCCCCCTTCAGCTTCCCCTCTCGCTCGAAGCCCGCGCCGCCCTTCACGCCCGCCTCGAAGCCGTCCTCCTCGTCGCCGCTCTGCTCGCCGCTGCTCTCCGCGGACTTGCCCATCGCCCCGGAAgtccgccccgccgccgccggggtAGGCGCCCCTCGGGCCCTCGGCGCCCCCGCGCACCGCCCCGTAGGCGAAAGCCGAGGGCCCGTAGCCCGGGGCCAGCGCCAGGTACGCCTCGCTGCCCAGCGACTTGAGCTCAGCCATCGCCGGGAGCCCCGCTCGGCCGCCGCTGCCTGGgcgctgaggaggaggaggaggcggccccgccgctccgctccgctcggCGCTGCGCCCGGGCTGGGGGCGGGCAGTGAGCGCACAACGGCCCCGCCGCGCTTATATCGGCGACAGGGGCCGCGGGGACAGCCCCGCCAATCGCAGGGCAGCGcgctcccttcccttcccttcccttcccttcccttcccttcccttcccttccct contains:
- the BHLHE23 gene encoding LOW QUALITY PROTEIN: class E basic helix-loop-helix protein 23 (The sequence of the model RefSeq protein was modified relative to this genomic sequence to represent the inferred CDS: inserted 2 bases in 1 codon) → MAELKSLGSEAYLALAPGYGPSAFAYGAVRGGAEGPRGAYPGGGGADFXGAMGKSAESSGEQSGDEEDGFEAGVKGGAGFEREGKLKGGALGKKPKEQRSLRLSINARERRRMHDLNDALDGLRSVIPYAHSPSVRKLSKIATLLLAKNYILMQAQALEEMRRLVAYLNQGQALSAPLPATLNPFGQSPVYPFGGAAVPGCPEKCTAFTGAASALCKHCNDKP